Within Cydia fagiglandana chromosome 1, ilCydFagi1.1, whole genome shotgun sequence, the genomic segment gaaattatttttaaataggtactttaattagTACCTAATTCATTTATCAACATTTATAGTTGTAGTAGATTTCTCATTGAAATCTACTACAACGCTAGAAGTCAACAAATAGATGAAAAAAATATGCGTAGTCGCGTGTTTGCACGGAATCTCGTATGAGGATCCGAGCAATTTTATAGATCATTTATGAATATTTATTAGCGTCCGCACCGCTGTCTCGCTCCATATAATTCGCGACCTACGTACATCTTTGACGGATTTTAACCTTGAAAATAACAACCGAATAACGAAATGTATATGCACCAAAGCGATATGAAATAAACATATCTAACAAGCCTTTTCATCATGCAATTAAATTTACTAGAATTATAAAAGACTCGCAGCTCGGACCAAAGAATGTgcagaaaataacaataaagCAAAAATTGTTTACCTGTCAACTCTTTTTTCTGCTATAAAACATTTTAGATCGTCTTTTACATCTTCAACAAAATTATCGTCTGCTAAACTCAGGAACCTGTCCACCGTTTTGGCACCCAGCTTGACGGTGGCTTGTTGATTCCAAcgaaaataaaaactaaacgaTCTAATTCACGTGCCAAACTGGAAATTTCAGCCGaccattttcaattttttgtttgtttgctatttttttaaattgcctCCTGCTGAGGTAAGGCAACGGACTTTGTCATTCAGCCATTTAGTGTTGTAGCCTGTGAGCACCTGTGAGTTACGGTATTTGCGCAATCGATTTATTCGATTTCCTCATTGACTTCTTAGAAAATTGATTCAATATTTTGAATGCAAAATCATACTAGAATAtaaactcacattatagacgggtctaacgcgaattatattcaattacctttatttaccgacgtttcgacacaggtttcactggtcagccgcgaccacgaccagtgaaacctgtgtcgaaacgtcggtaaataaaggtaattgaatataattcgcgttagacccgtctataatgtgagttaatatgtattcaaaacgcgaaagtttaaaatattaaatagaatATAAAGTACATATTCATATCATAATATTATATCCGGTTACTTCGTAAGCAACTCAAATAATTATCGATTAAATGAATTTTTAAACAAtcgataataaatattttcataatatcTTTAGGACATCACTAGGCGCGTTACGGCGTTTAGTTATCAACGTTGCAAATTTATGTAGTGTATAGCTCACAATCATACATAATTCAAATTTACAATTCCTCTGAccaaataaataactaaagaaCAATAATAACAGTTACATTCATATGATTTTCTTTTTTATCACTTTAAAAAATGCTAGAATTTTGGTAATGATTTGCGTTTTCTCCGAAACACTATGGTGGTGAACGAAACGTAATGATGTGAAGTGTTGAGTTGACTGATCGAGGAATTCGCGTTTATGTtctaatttttttgttttcaattaatttaagttagtttaataaatgtttttagCACAGTAGTAGTCTTAGGATGACCATGGAAAGGAGGATAAAGCTGAAAACCCTTAACAGCCAcataacttgcaagatttgccGCGGATACTTTATAGATGCTACCACAGTCACCGAATGCTTACATACGTGTTAGTATTTTCTCGAATTAACGCTAATATAGCGCTTTTCTCTGCTAACAATCTTACAATAAAACTAATCTTATGCTTGTGATTTCCTTTGTTGGCTTTTAAATATAAGGTTAATCTAGTCAATTTTTCCGACAATAGTGCCATGAACTTTTATTTTAAGACCCCCCCAGCTTCATGTGTATTTTGCTTTGCCAACAAAACTAGCCTTACACAAAGATCGATAAATAAATAGAGTTGAAAGTTACCTAGTATCTTATTTGCAACATTTCAGTCTGCAAAAGCTGCCTAGTGAAACATCTGGAGGAGAACAACACATGTCCAACATGCGACATAGTTATACACCAGTCGCACCCTCTGCAGTACATCAGCTTCGACCGCACCATGCAAGACATTGTCTACAAGCTTGTACCAGACTTGCAAGACAGTGAGTACACATTTATtagctatacttcgttttttttagcattagaaattaggtaaacaatcttgatgtgtcttttaattgaaaaacacattttaaaaataagttacggcaaatatgtaacaattatgaatctaatacgatcatttatattcttctgctttcagaagtaatagtcttatatttttataaagcgtttttcaattaaaagacatgtcaagattgcttaccttcttgcaagttctttctaatgctaaaaaaacgaactatagtacagAGACACTGTCAATACAAAATATCTTCAAATGTTTTTCAATAGTGTTGTTGAAGGACGCACTGGCACTGAAGGCACTGGCTTAGGGAGGCCCTCGGCACCTCTAAGTTCCCTTTGTACACAAAGAACCATgtaccattattattttaatcaatatcagtgttttaaaataaacgggcagtgccctgtttatgaaaagcttgtaacttgtaatactaGTGGAAgtcctttttgacagcttttgttagaaagggacttcgaCTTGTATTAcatgttacaagcttttgataaacagggtaCAGGTCTTCTTATATTTTCCATGGGTTGGATTGTGGGCAATTTGCTGAATTGGAAGAACCATATTAGGGCACACACTAGTTTTTTCACAAAAAATTGATTTTTGTAAAAAATCTACCatctacatcatcatcatcatgacaTCAAAACAATTGTAACAGATCCAAACTCTATGAAATGATGTTGTTTTATCAGGATTCCAATGGTCGCCACTGGTGTCCATGATCATATTGATTTTCAGCTCAATGGGATACCAACAAGTGGTTAATATATGGTTGGCaaattttatatgaaagttATATAATTCTTTACATTAAATTCTTGAAGTTaaagaaaagcttgtaaaaGTGCTGGCTATAGAAACCAAAAGCCTCTGTTATttggaaaaaccgggcaagtgcgagtcggactcgcgcacgaagggttccgtaccataatgcaaaaaaaaacaaacaaaaaaaagcaaaaaaaaaaacggtcacccatccaagtactgaccactcccgacgttgcttaactttggtcaaaaatcacgtttgttgtatgggagccccatttaaatctttattttattctgtttttagtatttgttgttatagcggcaacagaaatacatcatctgtgaaaatttcaactgtctagctatcacggttcgtgagatacagcctggtgacagacggacggacggacggacggacagcgaagtcttagtaataggatcccgttttaccctttgggtacggaaccctaaaaaaaaggaAGTTGCTCATTCAAAATGTACTGTGTTCAGATGAGCTTAAACGCGAGCGCAGTTTCTATCGCGTGCGGAACCTGCCATGCCCGAAGGATGCTGCACTGGCCCTGGGAGATAAGGGGGGTGCAGGCGAAGAGCCCGAGCAACCTGACAACACGGACAACCATAGGAAAGATGAACAGGTGAGTATGGTATACAAATCAAATTTGTttgtaaagtactattttaGCAGCCAATGCAGCTATTTTGCACATTATTTGAATTGTTTCCTGTTTATATACTTATAGTACATATACAATTAAATCACACACTTTTCATTGTAATCATCCACAATTGTCCTAGTTTAACACACAGTTTTGGGATCCAAGCACATATGTAATGTGAGaaatagggaatgcaaatcggttatattcggttattttttgtatggaaattattggttattaaccgaaaccgcggttatttccatacaaaatataaccgatttgcattccctagtgaGAAATGAAACTAAATTTCTATAcctctgcctctctatcgctcgaagaAATCAGCCAGGCCAGGGCGGCCATCTTAGTCCTGTGGTCGGGAACCGCGTTGGCAGGCTCATCTTTCATTACTACCTCACaatatactggagtcagttacggatcgctgccatatatgaccctaaaattttttattaagctatgagcttcatcacatatgatctctgagtaattctaagcatttctagcctcg encodes:
- the LOC134671502 gene encoding polycomb group RING finger protein 3, whose protein sequence is MTMERRIKLKTLNSHITCKICRGYFIDATTVTECLHTFCKSCLVKHLEENNTCPTCDIVIHQSHPLQYISFDRTMQDIVYKLVPDLQDNELKRERSFYRVRNLPCPKDAALALGDKGGAGEEPEQPDNTDNHRKDEQVNVCLECISTSLRTLKRSFIRCSAQATITHLKKFVAKKVLNGMEKYREIDILCNDELLGKDHTLKFVYVTRWRFRDPPLRLQYRPKIDL